A stretch of Lathyrus oleraceus cultivar Zhongwan6 chromosome 6, CAAS_Psat_ZW6_1.0, whole genome shotgun sequence DNA encodes these proteins:
- the LOC127097074 gene encoding uncharacterized protein LOC127097074: MPLNIDLNTPYIDHEMMECNIAPSINLNDPSSSNFNLSFKDLHGSSSNEEYMEEANMFNCENDFEHGIFNINEDIDVDALDSNEVHVMEEESEFIPNEEDGEVTEFNQYESDGETESIAARTLLSSIPKSKDGNSLAK, encoded by the exons ATGCCTCTTAATATTGATCTAAACACTCCAtatattgatcatgaaatgatggAATGCAACATAGCACCATCCATTAATCTAAATGATCCTTCTTCAAGTAATTTTAACTTGTCTTTTAAGGACCTACATGGTAGTTCATCAAATGAAGAATACATGGAAGAAGCTAATATGTTCAATTGTGAAAATGATTTTGAACATGGTATTTTTAATATTAATGAGGACATTGATGTTGATGCTTTAGATTCAAATGAAGTTCATGTTATGGAAGAAG AGAGTGAATTTATTCCAAATGAAGAAGATGGAGAGGTGACTGAATTTAATCAATATGAAAGTGATGGAGAAACTGAAAGTATTGCAGCTA GAACTTTATTGTCTTCGATACCTAAATCAAAAGATGGAAACTCATTAGCTAAATGA